A window of Candidatus Xiphinematobacter sp. Idaho Grape contains these coding sequences:
- a CDS encoding sugar phosphate isomerase/epimerase family protein, producing MSTSWNVYKHHSSKAMLEEIVALGFKWIELSHGIDAHMVTEISEFVQRGRVRISSLHNFYPVPRERNDLSLLQFTSCREDQRRWAVSFTQRTIDHAARLGASCVVLHFGNVGGLRSYRRLRQLALQGKLYTKEFARAKIREILCRERWSAPLKERAVDCLLQLGDYAGAKGVRLGIENRKAYEEFPSERELLALLEKLSHPTFGYWHNFGHSQVKEHLTLVNHKEWLERVGSRAVGSHVRDVQGLDDDNLPPFSGTIDYPRLVPLLPKDCIFVLDLKGFSRSGAIRASVKRWKNMFLSQETSGGESRSSAR from the coding sequence ATGTCAACCTCCTGGAATGTCTACAAACATCATTCCAGTAAGGCTATGCTTGAGGAAATTGTGGCGTTGGGTTTTAAGTGGATAGAACTCAGTCATGGCATAGATGCTCATATGGTGACCGAGATTTCCGAGTTTGTTCAAAGGGGAAGAGTACGTATTTCCAGTCTCCACAATTTTTATCCTGTTCCTAGGGAAAGGAATGATCTTAGCCTCTTGCAATTTACTTCTTGTAGAGAGGACCAACGCAGGTGGGCTGTTAGCTTCACTCAACGAACTATTGATCACGCAGCTAGGCTCGGCGCCAGCTGTGTGGTACTGCATTTTGGAAATGTAGGAGGCCTCCGCTCCTATCGCCGTTTGCGGCAGCTTGCACTCCAAGGAAAGCTTTATACGAAAGAATTTGCCCGAGCAAAAATCCGAGAAATTCTTTGCAGGGAGCGGTGGTCCGCTCCTCTAAAAGAACGAGCTGTCGACTGTTTGCTGCAGTTAGGGGACTACGCTGGCGCAAAAGGGGTCCGCCTTGGTATTGAAAACCGAAAAGCCTACGAAGAGTTCCCGAGCGAGCGAGAGCTCCTCGCCCTACTGGAGAAATTAAGTCATCCAACGTTCGGTTACTGGCATAACTTTGGGCACTCTCAGGTTAAAGAGCACCTTACGTTGGTCAATCACAAAGAATGGTTAGAGCGCGTTGGATCTCGGGCAGTTGGCTCACATGTGCGCGATGTTCAAGGATTGGACGACGACAATCTTCCCCCATTCAGTGGAACGATCGACTATCCAAGACTAGTACCGCTTCTTCCAAAGGACTGCATCTTTGTGTTGGACTTAAAGGGTTTTAGTAGGAGCGGAGCGATTCGAGCATCAGTCAAACGCTGGAAGAACATGTTTCTTTCCCAGGAAACCAGCGGTGGGGAGTCTAGATCTTCTGCAAGATAA
- a CDS encoding glycogen/starch/alpha-glucan phosphorylase has translation MTDTSSVPELKKLIYNQLRLGLVRDPETATLRDWWISTSKAARTIIIERLIATQREHYRKNVKRVYYFSLEFLMGRLFSNSLHNVGIFSQIQQAIGEMGLSLDSLREEEYDMALGNGGLGRLAACFMDSLATMDFPAIGYGIYYQYGLFKQEFHNGYQAELPDDWMHLFGSPWEIKRPEYATEVQLYGRVENVFDEYGNCVQKWVNTKKVLGIPHDIPVPGFGTKTVNYLRLWASHADKSFDFEAFNRGEYDKAILEKNCSEILTKVLYPNDKTERGRELRFIQQYFFVSCSLQDILRRFLKNNDNWEHLPEKAAIQLNDTHPAIAIVELMRIFLDLYAMPWEQAWSIVTRVFAYTNHTLLPEGLEKWSVATFSAILPRHLQVIYEINSKLLEQVEKKWPHNTSKRCALSLIEEGREKMVRMAHLCVVGSHSVNGVAALHTQLLKQHLFSEFHALYPSKINNKTNGITPRRWLLACNPRLSVLITSKIGDSWIRNLSRLRALEDYIEDPEFQQDFMAAKLANKTFLASLIQQECGITVDPSALFDVQIKRLHEYKRQHLNLLHILALYRRLLQNPNLDIVSRVFVFAAKATPGYDMAKCIIKAINSVGSVINRDSRISGKLKVAFLPNYRVSLAQRIVPAADLSEQISTAGKEASGTGNMKMALNGALTIGTLDGANVEICEEVGEENIFLFGLKINEVAALLRKGYCPEEFYHADEELRAVIDWLGSGYFTPCDPPGTLNPLLESLIHQDPFLVLADFRSYSDCQQRVDATFRDKSLWARMAIFNTARVGKFSSDRAVGEYAREIWQLDPVPVLGAELNRCIP, from the coding sequence ATGACTGATACCAGTAGTGTTCCAGAGTTAAAAAAACTAATCTACAATCAATTAAGGCTTGGATTAGTACGAGATCCAGAAACGGCGACTCTCCGAGATTGGTGGATCAGCACTTCTAAAGCCGCGAGAACCATTATTATCGAGCGTCTGATTGCAACTCAGAGGGAACATTACCGAAAAAACGTCAAACGTGTTTACTATTTCTCCCTAGAGTTTCTCATGGGACGTCTCTTTTCCAACAGCCTCCACAACGTTGGTATTTTCTCGCAGATCCAGCAAGCAATTGGTGAAATGGGCCTGAGTCTTGACAGTCTCCGCGAGGAGGAGTACGACATGGCCCTTGGGAATGGGGGGTTAGGCCGCCTTGCTGCCTGCTTTATGGACTCGCTAGCCACCATGGATTTCCCTGCCATTGGCTATGGGATTTACTACCAGTATGGCCTTTTTAAACAGGAGTTTCATAATGGCTACCAGGCAGAATTGCCTGATGATTGGATGCACCTCTTTGGATCCCCTTGGGAGATCAAGAGGCCAGAATACGCTACAGAAGTTCAGCTTTATGGTCGTGTAGAAAATGTCTTTGATGAGTATGGCAATTGCGTACAGAAGTGGGTAAATACCAAAAAGGTATTAGGTATCCCCCACGATATTCCGGTACCAGGATTTGGAACGAAGACTGTCAATTACCTTCGGCTTTGGGCATCTCACGCAGACAAAAGTTTCGATTTTGAAGCTTTTAACCGGGGGGAATACGATAAAGCCATTCTGGAAAAAAACTGCAGTGAAATTCTCACCAAGGTACTTTACCCAAATGATAAAACTGAGCGAGGTAGGGAGTTACGTTTTATTCAACAGTATTTCTTCGTATCCTGTTCCTTGCAGGACATCCTCCGTCGGTTTCTCAAAAACAATGATAACTGGGAACACCTTCCAGAGAAGGCTGCTATTCAACTTAATGACACTCACCCGGCGATCGCTATTGTAGAATTAATGCGGATTTTTTTGGACCTTTATGCAATGCCCTGGGAGCAAGCATGGTCCATTGTTACTCGTGTATTTGCTTATACAAATCATACTCTTCTTCCAGAAGGACTTGAGAAGTGGAGTGTTGCTACCTTCTCTGCAATTCTGCCGCGGCATTTACAGGTTATCTACGAAATTAATTCTAAGCTTCTAGAACAAGTCGAAAAAAAGTGGCCACATAATACCAGCAAGAGATGTGCACTATCTCTAATTGAAGAAGGAAGAGAAAAAATGGTGCGCATGGCTCACCTATGTGTAGTGGGCAGTCACTCAGTTAATGGTGTAGCAGCGCTGCATACTCAGCTTCTTAAGCAGCACCTATTCTCTGAGTTTCACGCGCTTTACCCATCAAAAATCAACAATAAAACTAATGGGATTACCCCTCGCCGTTGGTTACTGGCATGTAATCCCCGGTTAAGTGTTCTTATCACCTCGAAGATTGGTGACAGTTGGATAAGAAATCTTAGTCGACTCCGTGCTTTAGAGGACTACATAGAAGATCCTGAGTTCCAGCAGGATTTTATGGCAGCTAAATTAGCCAATAAGACGTTCCTTGCCAGCTTGATTCAACAGGAGTGTGGAATCACTGTAGATCCTAGTGCGCTTTTTGATGTTCAAATCAAGCGACTCCACGAATACAAGCGCCAGCACCTAAATCTTCTTCACATCTTGGCGCTTTACCGCCGTCTTTTACAGAACCCTAATTTGGATATTGTGTCTCGAGTTTTTGTCTTTGCAGCGAAGGCGACCCCAGGCTATGACATGGCGAAGTGTATTATTAAGGCCATTAATTCTGTGGGAAGTGTAATCAACCGAGATAGCCGGATCAGTGGAAAACTAAAGGTCGCATTTCTGCCAAATTATCGAGTTTCCCTTGCCCAACGGATTGTACCTGCAGCTGATCTCTCGGAACAAATTTCTACTGCTGGCAAAGAAGCTAGCGGGACTGGTAACATGAAAATGGCTTTGAACGGAGCTCTAACTATAGGGACGCTGGATGGTGCTAATGTTGAAATTTGCGAAGAGGTGGGAGAAGAAAATATCTTCCTATTTGGTCTGAAAATCAACGAAGTGGCGGCGCTTTTGCGCAAGGGATATTGTCCAGAGGAGTTTTACCACGCGGATGAGGAGCTCCGTGCTGTGATAGACTGGCTGGGGTCTGGCTACTTTACTCCTTGCGATCCACCGGGGACGTTAAATCCCCTTCTAGAGAGTCTTATTCATCAAGACCCATTTCTCGTCCTCGCAGACTTTCGTTCCTACAGTGATTGTCAACAACGTGTTGATGCAACCTTCCGGGATAAGTCCCTTTGGGCACGGATGGCAATTTTCAATACCGCACGGGTAGGAAAATTTTCTAGCGACCGCGCCGTTGGAGAATATGCACGTGAGATATGGCAACTTGATCCTGTTCCAGTATTGGGTGCAGAGCTCAACCGATGTATCCCCTAG
- a CDS encoding 2-oxo acid dehydrogenase subunit E2, with protein MFQIPVTMPQLGESIAEATVVGILYPEGASVEADCSLMEVETHKASMEVTAPCSGNFVKITAQVGQSYPVGSVLGYVQVSEPEAQRLGMVDKTATSSSSATKRYSGNTPTKRVVPTVRLPVPVQTGGASYLSPRIKARMNELGLHAADLAGIAGSGAAGRVTIRDLERFLVDLERNQITPASPMRIAVADAMRRSWTRPLATVVLPIVLDPLLTHRKKQQEKPGPTLYALRALALALSENSAVAGRLIGHHIIHPPAINIGFAVEAEDGVLVPVIHNADRYRLMNLVGRYRHLVDLAQQRRLPAKETSGSIATVTNYGVFGLTLATPIPLPEQTLLLGMGMGRICPTWNAKTREWLPETLSEFTLSFDHRVLDGGAASRLLRRVEELLLKPEII; from the coding sequence ATGTTCCAAATTCCTGTCACCATGCCACAGCTTGGCGAATCGATTGCTGAAGCTACCGTCGTAGGCATCCTATATCCAGAAGGAGCATCTGTGGAAGCAGATTGCAGTCTCATGGAAGTGGAGACTCACAAGGCATCCATGGAAGTGACTGCCCCGTGTAGTGGAAACTTTGTGAAAATTACCGCTCAAGTGGGTCAGAGCTATCCAGTTGGCTCTGTACTCGGGTACGTGCAGGTTAGTGAACCTGAAGCCCAACGGCTAGGGATGGTGGATAAAACGGCTACCTCATCTTCTTCAGCTACAAAGCGGTATTCTGGCAATACGCCAACAAAAAGAGTGGTTCCTACAGTAAGGCTTCCCGTTCCCGTGCAGACAGGAGGGGCTAGTTATCTTTCTCCACGCATAAAGGCACGTATGAACGAACTTGGGCTGCATGCAGCAGATCTAGCCGGAATTGCTGGTAGCGGAGCTGCAGGTCGCGTGACCATTAGGGATCTTGAGCGGTTCCTGGTCGATCTTGAGCGTAATCAAATTACACCTGCTTCCCCCATGCGTATTGCTGTGGCCGATGCTATGCGTCGTAGCTGGACACGCCCTCTAGCTACGGTTGTTTTGCCAATAGTGTTGGATCCTTTATTGACCCATCGAAAGAAGCAACAAGAAAAACCTGGTCCGACTCTTTATGCTCTACGTGCGTTAGCTCTAGCATTGAGTGAAAACAGCGCTGTGGCAGGACGTCTCATCGGTCACCATATTATTCATCCTCCTGCAATTAACATCGGCTTTGCCGTGGAAGCGGAAGACGGAGTCCTCGTTCCTGTCATCCACAATGCCGACCGATACCGACTAATGAATCTCGTTGGACGTTATAGACACCTGGTAGACCTTGCACAACAACGGAGGCTCCCCGCTAAGGAAACTAGCGGATCGATTGCTACAGTAACTAACTACGGTGTGTTCGGGCTTACCCTCGCTACTCCCATTCCTCTCCCCGAACAGACACTGCTACTTGGTATGGGAATGGGACGTATTTGTCCTACGTGGAATGCAAAAACCAGAGAATGGCTACCTGAAACCCTCTCTGAGTTTACTCTAAGTTTTGACCATCGCGTACTAGATGGGGGAGCTGCTAGTCGCCTTTTAAGGCGTGTTGAAGAACTACTCCTTAAGCCAGAAATAATTTAG
- a CDS encoding alpha-ketoacid dehydrogenase subunit beta — protein sequence MSITYLEAIRAAQAHALAVDPRVFLYGQDIGKFGGAFKATKNLAIEFPGRVLDSPLSEDAIVGVAIGAAIEGMRPIVEIQFADFSTCGFNQIVNHAATLFYRTAVSCPIIIRLPSGGTAGSGPFHSQSVEALYAHYPGLIVMTPATVEDAYSMLLEAIAIDDPVIFCEHKFLYYHLKAASLPTEAVPACRARLARQGHDATIVTYSAMLHESLAAAEELTQDGYEIEVVDLRCIKPLDTDAVLASVARTGRLLCVGEAWPWGGVSAELIARVASEGYELLDAPPQRLNAKETPVPFHPNLWSFHRPTAVAIASTLRRLMDL from the coding sequence ATGAGTATCACTTATCTAGAAGCTATCCGTGCAGCGCAGGCTCATGCTTTAGCAGTAGACCCAAGAGTCTTCCTGTATGGACAGGACATCGGAAAATTTGGAGGTGCCTTTAAAGCCACAAAGAATTTAGCCATAGAGTTCCCAGGCCGGGTATTAGATTCTCCACTGAGTGAAGATGCAATTGTAGGGGTCGCCATTGGCGCAGCCATTGAAGGAATGCGTCCAATTGTAGAGATACAGTTCGCAGACTTTTCTACCTGTGGATTCAATCAAATAGTCAACCATGCTGCGACGCTCTTCTACAGAACTGCAGTTTCTTGTCCAATTATTATCCGATTACCTTCTGGGGGAACTGCTGGGAGTGGCCCATTCCATAGCCAAAGTGTGGAAGCCCTTTATGCGCACTATCCTGGGCTGATCGTTATGACACCTGCGACTGTAGAGGATGCTTACAGTATGCTCTTGGAGGCAATTGCCATAGATGATCCAGTTATCTTCTGTGAGCACAAGTTTCTTTACTATCACTTAAAGGCAGCATCATTGCCAACTGAGGCAGTGCCAGCGTGTCGAGCACGCTTGGCTCGACAGGGCCATGACGCCACTATCGTCACTTACAGCGCCATGTTACATGAATCTCTAGCTGCTGCTGAAGAGCTTACACAAGATGGCTATGAAATTGAAGTGGTAGATTTGCGCTGTATTAAACCCCTAGATACGGACGCTGTACTTGCCTCAGTAGCACGAACAGGACGCCTCCTCTGTGTTGGAGAGGCTTGGCCTTGGGGCGGGGTTTCTGCTGAACTTATTGCACGGGTGGCTTCGGAGGGATATGAGCTGCTGGATGCTCCTCCCCAGAGGTTAAATGCAAAAGAAACCCCAGTGCCATTTCATCCTAACCTTTGGTCCTTCCATCGACCCACCGCTGTGGCTATTGCATCCACTCTTCGGCGGCTGATGGATCTTTAA